Proteins found in one Takifugu flavidus isolate HTHZ2018 chromosome 7, ASM371156v2, whole genome shotgun sequence genomic segment:
- the pgm1 gene encoding phosphoglucomutase-1 — translation MVKITTVKTKPYTDQKPGTSGLRKRVTVFQQNQHYAENFIQSVLSVVEPAQRQAASLVVGGDGRFFMKDAIQLIVQIAAANGIGHLVIGQNGIMSTPAVSCVIRKIKAVGGIILTASHNPGGPNGDFGIKYNIASGGPAPEAITNQIFEVSKVLQEYHICPELKVDLAKIGKQTFEVDTFKPFTVEIVDSVEAYAEMLRGIFDFAALKQLLSGPSHINVRLDAMHGVVGPYVKKIVCEELGSPANSAVNCVPQDDFGGHHPDPNLTYAADLVNTMKTGDYDLGAAFDGDGDRNMVLGKHGFFVNPSDSVAAIAANITCIPYFQKTGVKGLARSMPTSGALDNVAKALKMQMYETPTGWKFFGNLMDAGKLSLCGEESFGTGSDHIREKDGLWAVLAWLSILAVRKQSVEDIMKDHWQKFGRNFFTRYDYEEVDSDAANKMIKDLEKAMFDPSFIGKKFSSGDKSYEVAVADNFAYTDPVDGSVSKNQGLRIIFSDGSRIIFRLSGTGSAGATIRLYIDSYEKDPQKIYQDPQVMLAPLVDIALKVSQLRETTGRTGPTVIT, via the exons ATGGTGAAAATAACGACGGTCAAGACGAAGCCGTACACGGACCAGAAGCCCGGGACGAGCGGGCTGAGGAAGCGGGTGACGGtgttccagcagaaccagcactACGCCGAGAACTTCATCCAGAGCGTCCTCTCCGTGGTGGAGCCCGCCCAGCGCCAGGCGGCCtctctggtggtggggggagatGGCAGGTTCTTCATGAAGGACGCCATTCAGCTGATCGTCCAGATCGCTGCTGCCAATGGG ATCGGCCATCTTGTCATCGGTCAGAATGGCATCATGTCCACCCCGGCGGTCTCCTGTGTGATCCGCAAGATAAAGGCAGTGGGCGGCATCATCCTCACGGCCAGCCACAACCCCGGAGGCCCCAACGGAGACTTTGGGATTAAGTACAACATCGCCAGTGGAG gacCTGCTCCAGAGGCCATTACAAACCAAATATTCGAGGTCAGCAAAGTCCTGCAGGAGTATCACATCTGCCCAGAGCTCAAAGTGGATCTAGCCAAAATTGGCAAGCAAACGTTCGAGGTGGACACCTTCAAGCCCTTCACAG TGGAGATCGTTGACTCCGTGGAGGCCTACGCTGAGATGCTGAGGGGCATCTTTGACTTTGCTGCCCTGAAGCAGCTTCTGTCAGGACCCAGTCACATCAACGTGCGCCTGGACGCCATGCACGGCG TGGTTGGTCCTTATGTGAAGAAGATAGTCTGTGAGGAACTTGGTTCTCCTGCCAACTCAGCCGTTAACTGTGTCCCCCAGGACGACTTTGGAGGCCATCACCCCGACCCTAACCTGACCTACGCTGCTGACCTGGTCAACACCATGAAGACTGGAGACTATGACTTAGGAGCTGCTTTTGATGGCGATGGT GACCGTAACATGGTTCTGGGTAAACACGGCTTCTTCGTGAACCCTTCAGACTCCGTGGCTGCCATCGCTGCCAATATTACCTGCATCCCATACTTCCAGAagactggggtcaaaggtctGGCCCGCAGCATGCCGACCAGTGGAGCACTGGACAA TGTGGCTAAGGCGCTAAAGATGCAGATGTATGAGACTCCGACTGGCTGGAAATTCTTTGGGAATCTGATGGATGCTGGTAAACTCTCCCTGTGTGGTGAGGAAAGCTTCGGCACAG GATCAGATCATATCCGGGAGAAGGATGGCTTGTGGGCAGTGCTCGCATGGTTGTCCATCTTGGCTGTCAGGAAACAGAGTGTGGAAGACATCATGAAAGACCACTGGCAGAAGTTTGGGAGGAACTTCTTCACCAG GTATGATTATGAGGAGGTCGATTCTGATGCTGCCAACAAGATGATCAAAGATCTTGAGAAAGCCATGTTCGACCCATCCTTTATCGGAAAGAAGTTCTCCTCTGGTGACAAGAGCTATGAAGTGGCTGTTGCTGACAACTTTGCCTACACAGACCCTGTGGACGGAAGTGTGTCCAAAAACCAG GGCCTCAGGATCATCTTTTCCGATGGTTCCAGAATTATTTTCCGCCTGAGCGGCACGGGCAGCGCCGGAGCCACAATCAGGCTCTACATCGACAGCTACgagaaggacccccagaagatTTACCAGGACCCACAG GTGATGCTGGCCCCCCTGGTAGACATCGCCCTGAAGGTCTCCCAGCTCCGCGAGACGACTGGACGCACTGGCCCCACAGTGATCACATGA
- the efcab7 gene encoding EF-hand calcium-binding domain-containing protein 7: MSLQESFRTPDEEETFYLHCRAAYLSVFKSSLMNISSKQQLCRALQQAGRNPSCATLNKYWTPKTSKLNFDDFCEILKCERKIEETDLLRAFKRMDVNGDGYISHTELEKALTTRGEKMTTEEISTIFSLLDINKDGKLNYPEFCRLFVSTVERCEAAALERLEANAKLKRQNFGSQSYSPPKGSVSSSAAGTSQTAATLLPSSETAQEESHITPTKDSRSSSRPPSARSRRSSLSNQITMTPGKALKLQEPSGLQEWYNSGVRGCFFVETDGSIGSLQYQLHIPQTTNVYLTIQPLSLSRRPDIPSSWMAVDTALFVTSAGEAKEDSTLVCFTEARDREKYVWKGELNAGSYYLLPFTSGCKLKRRNKKTTSGKAVELINRSDTEEIDLSRELREALSDIFDIIDIDGNGLLSLEEYNFFELRTSGEKCDKDAWLVCKENFDMRKNQLTRQGFMELNLLEATEKEGDPADLWLSLEAMGYNRMLELVDACPFQIDVHCEAAQPSIQPVSMASGPRLLNQALQKSITARAGARALRGQESVFIYTYRGEHRISTLIANKTNQKATVHVNNEQSRNCCSSRGLNVFAVEVPARTKMVCQHVLPVNERQDWTYNCVETLLPST, translated from the exons atgtcTCTTCAAGAGTCATTCCGCACTCCGGATGAAGAAGAAACCTTCTACCTACACTGCAGAGCCGCATATCTGTCTGTATTCAAATCAAGTTTGATGAATATATCTTCAAAACAACAGTTGTGTCGTG CTCTTCAGCAAGCTGGCAGAAATCCCTCCTGTGCAACCCTCAATAAATACTGGACTCCCAAAACATCCAAACTTAACTTTGATGACTTCTGTGAAATCCTCAAATGTGAAAGGAAAATTGAAGAAACTGACTTGCTGAGGGCATTTAAAAGGATGGACGTGAATGGGGACGGCTACATCTCACACACTGAACTGGAAAAGGCTCTGACGACT agaggagagaaaatgaccACTGAAGAAATCAGCACTATTTTCTCATTACTTGACATCAACAAAGATGGAAAACTGAACTATCCAGAA TTCTGCAGACTCTTTGTATCCACAGTAGAACGGTGCGAGGCGGCAGCTTTGGAGAGGCTCGAAGCAAATGCAAAGTTGAAGAGACAGAACTTTGGCAGTCAATCGTACAGCCCTCCGAAgggctccgtctcctcctcggCCGCGGGGACGTCGCAAACTGCAGCGACTCTCCTTCCGTCCTCAGAAACGGCCCAGGAGGAGTCGCACATAACACCCACGAAAG ACAGCCGATCTTCATCCCGCCCTCCTTCAGCTCGCAGCAGACGCTCGTCCCTCTCAAACCAAATCACCATGACACCCGGCAAGGCCTTGAAATTACAAGAGCCCTCGGGCTTACAG gaGTGGTACAACAGTGGCGTGAGGGGCTGTTTCTTCGTTGAGACTGACGGGAGTATCGGCTCTCTGCAGTATCAGCTCCACATCCCCCAGACCACAAACGTCTACCTGACCATCCAGCCGCTCAGCCTCAGCCGACGGCCCG ATATACCGTCTTCGTGGATGGCGGTGGACACGGCTCTTTTTGTCACGTCAGCTGGTGAAGCTAAAGAGGACTCAACCTTGGTGTGTTTTACCGAGGCGAGGGACAGAGAG AAATATGTTTGGAAAGGGGAGCTGAATGCTGGGAGTTACTACCTGCTTCCCTTCACTAGTGGCTGCAAACTAAAGAGGagaaataagaaaacaacttCTGGTAAAGCAGTAGAACTTATCAACAGGTCCGACACAGAAGAAATTGACCTCTCCCGAGAGCTCAG GGAGGCGCTGTCTGACATCTTTGACATCATAGACATTGACGGAAATGGTTTGCTCAGTTTAGAGGAGTACAACTTCTTTGAGCTGCGCACCAGTGGAGAGAAATGTGATAAGGATGCCTGGCTGGTTTGCAAAG AAAACTTTGACATGAGGAAGAATCAGCTGACACGACAGGGCTTCATGGAGCTGAACCTGTTGGAGGCCacagagaaggaaggagacCCTGCTGACCTGTGGCTCAGCCTGGAAGCGATGGGCTACAACCGAATGCTGGAGCTCGTAGAT GCGTGTCCGTTCCAGATAGATGTCCACTGTGAAGCTGctcaaccatccatccagcctgtCAGTATGGCCTCAGGACCCAGGCTTCTGAATCAGGCCCTCCAGAAGTCCATCACtgccagggctggagccagagCACTGAGGGGGCAGGAAAGCGTCTTCATCTACACCTACCGAGGGGAACACAGGATCTCCACACTCATAGCCAACAAG ACCAACCAGAAAGCGACGGTTCACGTGAACAACGAGCAGAGCAggaactgctgcagcagcagaggcctcAATGTGTTTGCTGTCGAAGTGCCAGCAAGGACCAAGATG GTGTGTCAACATGTCCTACCGGTGAACGAGAGGCAGGACTGGACTTATAACTGTGTGGAGACTCTGCTGCCCTCCACATGA